One part of the Gemmatimonas sp. genome encodes these proteins:
- a CDS encoding glycosyltransferase encodes MTLPMVFADAGRLIGVVLLGLQVWLLFVLLARLAPGYSRRPPIAPRRTPRSDTTVTVMVTTLNEAKRVGPCLEGLMQQDAPLLEVLVVDSRSTDGTRELVEAAARKDPRIRLVTDDPLPPGWVGKVWALENGLREAKGDWVLGIDADTVPAPGLVGAVIDAVEQDGYDVASFSPQFRDQTPAERFVQPAMLTTLVYRCGAAGATQPPPDRVLANGQCFVARRDLLLAHGGYSCARTSWCDDVTLARHLAANGARVGFLDGSQIIQVRSYASLGEMWREWGRSFDLKDATPMWRRWLDVALVWAVQGLPLPILLVLGALIATGTIALTNAPNAMLWKALLLVNGSALFIRLFMLWALRGSYAERGVTFWLSWLADLGAAWRLTLSTARRPKAWRGRSFESLPA; translated from the coding sequence ATGACGTTGCCCATGGTCTTTGCCGACGCGGGGCGCCTGATCGGCGTGGTCCTGCTGGGGCTGCAGGTGTGGCTCCTGTTCGTGCTGCTGGCGCGGTTGGCCCCGGGCTACTCGCGTCGGCCGCCCATCGCGCCCCGCCGTACGCCGCGTAGCGACACCACGGTCACCGTGATGGTCACGACGCTCAACGAGGCCAAGCGGGTGGGCCCGTGCCTCGAAGGGCTCATGCAGCAGGACGCCCCACTGCTCGAAGTGCTGGTGGTGGACAGCCGGTCTACCGACGGCACCCGCGAGCTCGTGGAGGCGGCGGCACGCAAGGACCCGCGCATTCGTCTGGTCACCGATGACCCGCTGCCGCCGGGGTGGGTGGGCAAGGTGTGGGCGCTCGAGAACGGTCTGCGCGAAGCCAAGGGCGACTGGGTGCTCGGCATCGACGCCGACACCGTGCCGGCGCCGGGGCTCGTGGGCGCGGTCATCGACGCGGTGGAGCAGGACGGCTACGACGTGGCCAGCTTCTCCCCACAGTTCCGCGACCAGACGCCGGCCGAGCGCTTCGTGCAGCCGGCCATGCTCACCACGCTGGTGTACCGCTGCGGTGCGGCGGGCGCCACCCAGCCGCCCCCCGATCGGGTGCTGGCCAACGGGCAATGCTTCGTTGCGCGCCGCGACCTGCTGCTGGCCCACGGGGGCTATTCGTGTGCCCGCACGTCGTGGTGCGATGACGTGACGCTGGCGCGGCACCTCGCCGCCAACGGCGCGCGCGTTGGCTTCCTCGATGGCTCGCAGATCATCCAGGTGCGCTCGTACGCCTCGCTGGGCGAAATGTGGCGCGAGTGGGGGCGCAGCTTCGACCTCAAGGACGCCACACCCATGTGGCGCCGGTGGCTCGACGTGGCGCTGGTGTGGGCGGTGCAGGGGCTTCCCCTGCCCATCCTGCTCGTGCTCGGCGCGCTGATTGCCACGGGAACGATCGCCCTCACCAATGCCCCCAACGCCATGCTGTGGAAGGCACTGCTGCTGGTGAACGGGTCGGCACTGTTCATCCGCCTGTTCATGCTGTGGGCGCTGCGTGGCAGCTATGCCGAGCGTGGCGTCACGTTCTGGCTCTCGTGGCTGGCCGACCTCGGGGCCGCCTGGCGGCTTACGCTGAGTACGGCACGACGCCCGAAGGCATGGCGCGGGCGATCGTTCGAGTCGCTGCCGGCATAG
- the ftsH gene encoding ATP-dependent zinc metalloprotease FtsH produces the protein MTPSPKKPTNWARYSKSAAFWIIVFLIPVAFLSYGNGREAAAPEIGYSDYRQQLAAGNIKQATFTDNVLTGQFNQEVRVSNRPAKRFTVRLVQGSAPKEQEDLYKAGVKTATTEPRANFGSLLITMLPYLLLIGFWIFLFRQMQAGGNKAFSFGKSKAKLLSGDTPKVTFADVAGADEAKVELQEIIEFLKDPQKFTKLGGRLPKGALLVGPPGTGKTLLAKAVAGEAGRPFFSMSGSDFVEMFVGVGASRVRDLFEQGKAHAPCIIFIDEIDAVGRHRGAGLGGGHDEREQTLNQLLVEMDGFESNDGVILIAATNRPDVLDPALLRPGRFDRQIVVDAPDLRGREGILKVHLRNKPIAEDVSVTSLARGTPGMAGADLANLVNEGALLAARKNHDKIYMSDLEEAKDRVMLGAERKSLVMKEEERRLTAFHEAGHAVCAMMVPGNDPLHKVTIVPRGRALGIAFTLPEDDRVSVTREQLEARLVMAYGGRAAEEIVFGHNRVTTGAASDIQQATNIARRYVTQWGLSDTIGPILVGDNEQELFLGREIQSRREVSEQTAQLVDGEVKRVAFEAHARAVAVLTEHRTLLDAVAHSLLERETLTRDDILVLKEGKPLPPRSGPDFPSAPAPLATQPVAAPRPITPPLLGGPEVAPA, from the coding sequence ATGACGCCCTCGCCAAAGAAGCCCACCAACTGGGCGCGGTATTCCAAGTCGGCCGCGTTCTGGATCATCGTCTTCCTCATTCCGGTGGCGTTCCTGTCGTACGGGAACGGCCGCGAGGCGGCCGCGCCGGAAATCGGCTACTCCGATTACCGCCAGCAGCTGGCTGCCGGCAACATCAAGCAGGCCACGTTCACCGACAATGTCCTGACGGGGCAGTTCAACCAGGAGGTCCGGGTCTCCAACCGGCCGGCCAAGCGGTTCACCGTGCGGCTGGTGCAGGGGTCCGCTCCCAAGGAGCAGGAAGACCTGTACAAGGCGGGCGTGAAGACCGCCACGACGGAGCCGCGGGCAAACTTCGGCAGCCTGCTCATCACCATGCTGCCGTACCTGCTGCTCATCGGCTTCTGGATCTTCCTCTTCCGCCAGATGCAGGCGGGCGGCAACAAGGCCTTCTCGTTCGGCAAGAGCAAGGCGAAGCTGCTCAGCGGTGACACCCCCAAGGTGACGTTTGCCGACGTGGCCGGCGCTGACGAAGCCAAGGTCGAACTGCAGGAGATCATTGAGTTCCTCAAGGATCCCCAGAAGTTCACCAAGCTGGGGGGTCGCCTCCCCAAGGGAGCACTGCTGGTGGGTCCGCCGGGCACGGGCAAGACGCTGCTGGCCAAGGCGGTCGCCGGCGAGGCGGGGCGGCCGTTCTTCAGCATGTCCGGATCCGACTTCGTCGAGATGTTCGTGGGCGTGGGCGCGTCGCGCGTCCGTGATCTGTTCGAACAGGGCAAGGCGCATGCGCCGTGCATCATCTTCATCGACGAGATCGATGCTGTGGGCCGGCACCGCGGCGCCGGCCTCGGCGGCGGTCACGATGAGCGCGAGCAGACGCTCAATCAGCTCCTCGTGGAAATGGACGGGTTCGAGTCCAACGACGGCGTCATTCTCATCGCCGCCACCAACCGCCCCGACGTGCTCGATCCCGCGCTGCTGCGCCCGGGCCGCTTCGATCGCCAGATCGTCGTCGATGCCCCCGACCTCCGTGGCCGCGAAGGCATCCTCAAGGTGCACCTGCGCAACAAGCCCATCGCCGAAGATGTGAGCGTGACCTCGCTCGCGCGCGGGACGCCGGGCATGGCGGGTGCCGATCTTGCCAACCTGGTCAACGAAGGGGCGCTGCTCGCCGCCCGCAAGAATCACGACAAGATCTACATGAGCGATCTCGAGGAAGCGAAGGATCGCGTCATGCTGGGAGCCGAGCGCAAGTCGCTCGTCATGAAGGAAGAGGAGCGACGCCTCACCGCGTTCCACGAGGCGGGCCACGCCGTGTGCGCCATGATGGTCCCGGGCAACGATCCGCTGCACAAGGTCACCATCGTGCCGCGCGGCCGGGCACTGGGCATTGCCTTCACGCTGCCGGAGGACGATCGCGTTTCCGTGACGCGTGAACAGCTCGAGGCGCGACTGGTCATGGCCTATGGCGGACGGGCAGCCGAAGAAATCGTCTTCGGCCACAATCGCGTGACGACCGGGGCGGCCAGCGACATTCAGCAGGCCACCAACATCGCGCGGCGCTACGTCACGCAGTGGGGGCTCTCCGACACGATCGGGCCCATCCTCGTGGGGGACAACGAGCAGGAGCTCTTCCTGGGTCGCGAGATCCAGTCGCGCCGCGAGGTCTCCGAGCAGACGGCGCAGCTGGTGGACGGCGAGGTCAAGCGCGTGGCGTTCGAAGCGCACGCGCGAGCCGTGGCCGTGCTGACGGAGCATCGTACGCTCCTCGATGCCGTTGCGCACAGCCTGCTCGAGCGCGAGACGCTCACGCGCGACGACATTCTCGTGCTCAAGGAGGGCAAGCCGCTACCGCCGCGCAGCGGGCCCGACTTCCCCTCGGCACCGGCACCCCTGGCGACGCAACCGGTGGCCGCGCCGCGTCCCATTACGCCACCGCTGCTGGGTGGCCCCGAAGTCGCCCCGGCCTGA
- a CDS encoding hotdog fold domain-containing protein produces MTPPFLLPVSRANPSPGRQLLSNWDRLHRLPLGKRLFSWAVGYTAPYTGTVGGVYTDVRPGFARVVLRDRRAVRNHLASVHAVALVNLAEMASGVALMTALPPGVRGIVTGLSIEYRKKARGRLTCECEAAVPSAVSPGMPASVTHDVHAAIADSAGDVVAVATVHWRLSPPSA; encoded by the coding sequence TTGACGCCCCCTTTCCTGCTCCCCGTGTCTCGCGCCAATCCCTCCCCCGGTCGCCAGTTGCTGTCCAACTGGGACCGCCTGCACCGCCTCCCGCTCGGCAAGCGGTTGTTCAGCTGGGCCGTGGGCTACACGGCGCCGTACACCGGCACGGTGGGTGGCGTCTACACCGATGTTCGCCCGGGTTTTGCCCGCGTCGTGCTGCGCGACCGGCGTGCCGTGCGCAACCACTTGGCGTCGGTCCACGCTGTGGCGCTCGTGAACCTCGCCGAAATGGCAAGCGGCGTGGCGCTCATGACGGCGCTGCCGCCCGGGGTTCGTGGCATCGTGACGGGGCTGTCGATCGAGTATCGCAAGAAGGCCCGCGGCCGCCTGACCTGCGAATGCGAGGCGGCGGTGCCGTCTGCCGTGTCGCCCGGCATGCCCGCGAGCGTGACACACGATGTACACGCCGCCATCGCCGACAGCGCCGGGGACGTGGTGGCCGTGGCCACCGTGCACTGGCGCCTGTCTCCCCCTTCCGCGTGA
- the tilS gene encoding tRNA lysidine(34) synthetase TilS translates to MDRQQQEFPRDDLPPDDIAPGDLLHAVLDVALQAVDGPLVLAVSGGRDSMALLHAMARWAPQRIAAVATYDHATGDYATEAASLVAAQARRLGLTVVRERARVGGRSEAQWRDARWAFLRRVAQGFRARVATAHTRDDQLETIVMRALRGSGARGLAALGATSDVLRPWLGVSRQELARWVEGEGLPYLDDPMNAALRFLRGRVRHELLPALETASPGFGEAMLALGERAAAWRREVEQYLDGCGLVLTGDRTRLTVPARILEGTSAEGRAVLWPAICARAGVTLDANGTRAAVRFTMSDRRGAHIRLAGGATIARRRDGRSDIFEVRRAAGRDSGWPVFAGSVDALPPRFGRWRIRRLGVEPLATDAWCIGLPAGTSVTVRPWQPGDRIRTAGAPAGRRVTRYFTESRVPVLDRPTWPVMLAAGEPMWVPGVCRGLAAPSRPGRPELIWYRCEREFD, encoded by the coding sequence ATGGATCGGCAGCAGCAGGAGTTCCCGCGGGACGACCTCCCCCCCGACGATATCGCCCCCGGCGATCTGTTGCACGCCGTCCTCGACGTGGCGTTGCAGGCCGTCGACGGCCCGCTGGTGCTGGCGGTGTCCGGAGGGCGCGACTCCATGGCGCTGCTGCATGCTATGGCCCGGTGGGCGCCGCAGCGCATTGCCGCCGTGGCCACCTACGACCACGCCACCGGGGACTACGCCACCGAGGCCGCCAGCCTGGTGGCGGCACAGGCGCGCCGCCTGGGGCTGACGGTGGTGCGGGAGCGGGCCCGGGTGGGGGGACGCAGTGAGGCACAGTGGCGCGACGCGCGGTGGGCGTTTCTCCGTCGGGTTGCGCAGGGCTTTCGCGCCCGCGTGGCCACCGCGCACACGCGCGACGATCAGCTGGAGACCATCGTCATGCGGGCCCTGCGCGGCAGCGGTGCCCGCGGGCTGGCGGCGCTCGGCGCCACCTCCGACGTGCTGCGCCCCTGGCTGGGCGTGTCCCGACAGGAGCTCGCCCGCTGGGTGGAAGGCGAAGGGCTGCCGTACCTCGACGATCCCATGAACGCCGCGCTCCGCTTTCTCCGCGGTCGGGTGCGCCACGAACTGCTCCCCGCACTGGAGACGGCGTCGCCCGGCTTCGGAGAGGCCATGCTGGCGCTCGGGGAGCGGGCCGCGGCCTGGCGCCGGGAGGTCGAGCAGTATCTCGACGGGTGCGGTCTGGTCCTCACCGGCGACCGGACTCGGCTCACCGTACCGGCCCGAATTCTCGAGGGCACCAGTGCCGAGGGACGCGCGGTGCTCTGGCCGGCCATCTGCGCACGCGCCGGGGTCACCCTGGACGCCAACGGAACCCGTGCGGCCGTGCGGTTTACCATGTCGGACCGCCGTGGGGCGCACATCAGGCTCGCCGGCGGGGCCACGATTGCCCGGCGTCGGGACGGGCGGAGCGACATCTTCGAAGTGCGTCGCGCTGCCGGTCGTGACTCGGGGTGGCCGGTGTTCGCCGGCTCGGTCGATGCGCTGCCGCCCCGGTTCGGGCGGTGGCGCATTCGTCGTCTTGGCGTGGAGCCGTTGGCCACGGATGCGTGGTGCATCGGTTTGCCCGCCGGGACGTCCGTTACCGTACGACCCTGGCAGCCCGGTGATCGCATTCGTACCGCCGGAGCACCAGCAGGGAGACGGGTAACCCGGTACTTTACGGAGTCGCGGGTTCCCGTGCTCGATCGTCCCACGTGGCCCGTCATGTTGGCCGCTGGCGAACCGATGTGGGTTCCCGGCGTTTGCCGCGGTCTTGCGGCACCGTCCCGGCCCGGGAGGCCGGAACTGATCTGGTACCGGTGTGAGCGCGAGTTTGACTGA
- a CDS encoding ammonium transporter: MSSPSMLLPLLSAAQAETPTVSAGDTAWVLISTALVLLMVPGLAFFYGGLVRTKSALNTMLMSLGALGVVTVQWVLIGYSLAFGPGSSWIGGFEWVGFAGVTGAPNPTYSALLPHLLFAAFQAMFAGITVALFSGAVIDRMRFVAYLAFGVIWTTIIYDPLAHWVWGDGGWLRKLGALDFAGGTVVHISAGTTAVVLALFLGPRRDFKRLPNVPHNVPFALLGAGLLWFGWFGFNAGSALAADGIAANALVTTHTAAAAGMIAWLALELFKGGRATAVGAATGAVVGLVTITPAAGFVTPLSALLMGALAAPFSFAALHYRPKTRLDDTLDVFACHGVAGIMGAVLTGVFASKAVNPAGADGLLHGNPSLIGVQLLAVVATIAFAAVASVAILYALQAVMPLRVPVEVEVQGIDLAEHGEEAYHGGDLSDLTGRTTSLSDAVVLSATELGRVPRVA, encoded by the coding sequence ATGTCGTCACCGAGCATGCTGCTCCCGCTTCTCTCCGCGGCGCAGGCCGAAACGCCCACCGTGTCCGCCGGTGACACGGCGTGGGTGCTCATCAGCACGGCGCTCGTGCTGCTCATGGTGCCCGGGCTGGCGTTCTTCTATGGCGGCCTCGTGCGCACCAAGAGCGCCCTCAACACCATGCTCATGAGCCTCGGGGCGCTCGGGGTGGTCACGGTCCAGTGGGTCCTTATCGGGTACAGCCTCGCCTTCGGTCCGGGGTCGTCCTGGATCGGCGGTTTCGAATGGGTGGGGTTTGCCGGCGTGACGGGTGCCCCCAACCCCACGTACTCGGCGCTGCTGCCGCATCTGCTCTTCGCCGCCTTCCAGGCGATGTTCGCCGGCATCACGGTGGCCCTTTTCTCCGGTGCCGTCATCGACCGCATGCGGTTCGTCGCCTACCTGGCGTTTGGCGTCATCTGGACCACCATCATCTATGATCCGCTGGCGCACTGGGTGTGGGGAGACGGGGGGTGGCTCCGCAAGCTCGGCGCACTGGACTTTGCCGGCGGGACCGTCGTGCACATTTCCGCCGGGACCACAGCGGTGGTGCTGGCGCTCTTCCTTGGACCGCGCCGGGACTTCAAGCGCCTCCCCAACGTGCCGCACAACGTGCCCTTTGCGCTGCTGGGCGCCGGATTGCTCTGGTTCGGATGGTTCGGCTTCAACGCCGGGTCGGCGCTGGCGGCCGACGGGATCGCCGCCAACGCGCTCGTCACCACGCACACCGCGGCGGCCGCGGGGATGATCGCGTGGCTGGCGCTCGAGCTGTTCAAGGGCGGCCGCGCTACGGCCGTTGGCGCCGCAACCGGCGCCGTGGTGGGACTGGTGACCATCACCCCCGCCGCGGGCTTCGTGACGCCCCTGTCGGCGCTGCTCATGGGCGCGCTCGCCGCCCCCTTCTCCTTTGCGGCGCTGCACTACCGCCCCAAGACACGCCTTGACGACACCCTCGACGTCTTTGCCTGCCACGGCGTGGCCGGCATCATGGGCGCCGTGCTCACGGGCGTCTTTGCGTCGAAGGCCGTGAACCCCGCCGGCGCCGACGGTCTGCTGCACGGCAATCCGTCACTCATTGGCGTGCAGCTGCTGGCCGTGGTGGCCACCATTGCCTTCGCCGCGGTCGCCAGCGTGGCCATCCTGTATGCGCTGCAGGCGGTCATGCCGTTGCGCGTGCCGGTGGAAGTGGAAGTCCAGGGCATCGACCTCGCGGAACACGGCGAAGAAGCCTACCACGGTGGCGATCTGTCCGATCTCACGGGCCGCACGACGTCGCTGAGCGACGCCGTGGTGCTCTCCGCGACGGAGCTGGGGCGGGTGCCGCGGGTGGCGTAG
- a CDS encoding P-II family nitrogen regulator, which translates to MKLIVAVLRPEKLADVKRALFQVGVTGMTLSRVSGHGGERDVVQQYRGESVVLEFHEKVRIEMACSEEFVERTIQAICDGARTGEVGDGKIFVLPLERTVRIRTGESDNDALTAVNADEVMRQTQLEMRVPTRESR; encoded by the coding sequence GTGAAGCTCATCGTTGCCGTGCTCCGTCCGGAAAAGCTGGCCGACGTGAAACGTGCGCTATTCCAGGTTGGCGTGACCGGAATGACGCTCTCCCGGGTCAGCGGGCACGGCGGTGAGCGCGACGTGGTGCAGCAGTATCGCGGCGAGTCCGTGGTGCTGGAGTTTCACGAGAAGGTGCGTATCGAGATGGCCTGCTCCGAAGAGTTCGTGGAGCGCACCATTCAGGCCATCTGCGACGGCGCCCGCACCGGCGAGGTGGGAGACGGCAAGATCTTCGTGCTACCGCTCGAGCGAACCGTGCGCATCCGCACCGGCGAGAGCGACAACGACGCGCTGACGGCGGTGAACGCCGACGAAGTCATGCGGCAAACACAACTCGAAATGCGCGTGCCCACGCGGGAGTCTCGCTGA
- the hpt gene encoding hypoxanthine phosphoribosyltransferase — translation MTEHSGAPLSGVTADPRLDGRAVRRIVYDAAAIDARVRELGAAITAAYPDGELLVLGLLKGSFIFLSDLVRHIARPLQVDFLVASSYGDAMESSGVVRLLYDPETELEGKHILLVEDIVDSGRTLNRLIELLGERKPTSLEICALLHKHIATELHHPTRFIGFDAPHEFLVGYGLDHAENFRHLPYVASLQ, via the coding sequence TTGACTGAGCATTCTGGGGCACCGCTGTCCGGGGTAACCGCGGATCCCCGTCTCGACGGGCGCGCCGTGCGGCGTATCGTCTACGATGCGGCGGCGATCGATGCGCGCGTGCGCGAGCTGGGAGCCGCCATTACAGCAGCGTACCCCGACGGGGAGCTCCTGGTGTTGGGGCTGCTCAAGGGCAGCTTCATCTTCCTGAGCGATCTCGTGCGGCACATTGCCCGGCCGCTGCAGGTGGACTTCCTGGTGGCCTCGTCGTACGGCGACGCCATGGAATCGAGTGGCGTAGTGCGTCTGCTCTACGATCCGGAAACGGAATTGGAAGGCAAACACATTCTTCTCGTCGAGGACATCGTGGACTCCGGCCGCACGCTCAATCGGCTCATCGAGCTGCTTGGGGAGCGGAAACCCACGTCCCTGGAAATCTGCGCGCTGTTGCACAAGCACATCGCGACGGAGCTCCACCATCCCACGCGGTTCATCGGGTTCGATGCTCCGCACGAATTTCTGGTCGGGTACGGCTTGGATCACGCCGAGAATTTTCGGCACCTGCCGTACGTGGCCAGCCTGCAGTAA
- a CDS encoding nitronate monooxygenase: MPAAPLPPSPLGETALTRHAGIRVPLICGPMYPCSNPELVAAVSRAGALGIVQPISLTYVHGFEFRAGLRRIHELSGGAPIGFNALIEASSKTYQNRMVRWVETALEEGVRFFLTSLGNPRWVCERVHAAGGVVYHDITERKWALKGRDGGADGLVAVNREAGGHTGSRDARTLFDEIADLGLPVVAAGGVGEAAHFRALLEMGYAGVQLGTRFIATTECNSDVRYKEAIVHATSKDVVLTERLTGVPVSVLRTPYVERLGTTVGPISRLLFKGRKTKHWIRTWYALRSLRQLKRSSMDGATSDYWQAGRSVDAVHDIRPAGDIVREFAAALEGAPVSLADSDTTHASPHSSGSPS, translated from the coding sequence ATGCCCGCTGCTCCGCTCCCGCCTTCGCCGTTGGGCGAGACCGCGCTCACCCGCCACGCCGGCATTCGCGTGCCGCTGATCTGCGGCCCCATGTATCCCTGCAGCAACCCCGAACTGGTGGCCGCGGTAAGCAGGGCGGGCGCGCTGGGGATCGTGCAGCCCATTTCGCTCACGTACGTGCACGGGTTCGAGTTCCGGGCGGGGCTGCGCCGGATCCACGAGCTGAGCGGTGGCGCCCCCATCGGCTTCAACGCGCTCATCGAAGCCTCCAGCAAGACGTACCAGAATCGCATGGTGCGGTGGGTGGAGACGGCGCTCGAGGAGGGGGTGCGCTTCTTTCTCACGTCACTGGGCAACCCGCGCTGGGTGTGCGAGCGCGTGCATGCCGCCGGCGGCGTGGTGTACCACGACATCACCGAACGCAAATGGGCGCTCAAGGGACGTGACGGCGGCGCGGACGGCCTCGTGGCCGTGAATCGTGAGGCGGGCGGGCACACGGGGTCGCGTGATGCGCGCACCCTGTTCGACGAGATCGCCGATCTTGGCCTGCCGGTGGTGGCGGCCGGCGGTGTGGGGGAGGCGGCCCACTTCCGCGCACTGCTCGAGATGGGCTATGCGGGCGTGCAGCTGGGGACCCGCTTCATCGCCACTACCGAGTGCAACAGCGACGTGCGCTACAAGGAAGCCATCGTGCACGCGACCTCGAAAGACGTGGTGCTGACCGAACGGCTCACCGGCGTCCCGGTGTCGGTGTTGCGCACCCCGTACGTGGAGCGCCTGGGTACCACGGTGGGTCCGATTTCACGCCTGCTGTTCAAGGGACGCAAGACCAAGCACTGGATTCGCACCTGGTACGCCCTGCGCTCACTGCGGCAGCTCAAGCGCTCGAGCATGGATGGGGCCACCAGCGACTACTGGCAGGCCGGCCGCAGTGTGGACGCCGTGCACGACATCCGACCCGCGGGGGACATCGTGCGCGAATTCGCGGCGGCGCTGGAGGGAGCACCGGTCTCCCTGGCCGACAGCGACACGACGCATGCGTCGCCCCATTCATCAGGTTCGCCATCATGA